The Coffea arabica cultivar ET-39 chromosome 9e, Coffea Arabica ET-39 HiFi, whole genome shotgun sequence genome has a window encoding:
- the LOC140014819 gene encoding uncharacterized protein: MGTGALQLLSLISSSPPPPRHNLCSQKFWKKSQNPSSQNNHTGFSFSPKAGGRVGGSEWERSKTSTSTHEPHRRSRPSYEFDFYEDEFGLGNARKQRRKWWSEDSSPWDTDIDDDDELLDGLGIFEGSIGFSSIFKVLRSFGWMIPPIILSMLLGTGTDTFFMALVLPLAQSALSLLFDSVWGRPTNRHRTTSKSQKRKRTSAGATSSSRMKEEKQRRSQNGKRVGDYWSWGSNNISAEKGEERARNFGGWDELDRAERMQEETNTARANQTRRDTEGKLSRRARNRHTPLLVRLLIAFFPFLGFWSKLL, encoded by the exons ATGGGGACTGGAGCACTGCAGTTGCTCAGCCTAATAAGCTcgtctcctcctcctcctcgtcATAATCTCTGTTcccaaaaattctggaaaaagaGCCAAAATCCAAGTAGCCAAAACAACCATACTGGGTTCTCTTTCTCCCCAAAAGCCGGCGGAAGAGTTGGTGGGTCCGAGTGGGAGAGGAGCAAGACCAGTACCAGCACCCACGAGCCACACCGGCGGTCTAGACCCAGTTACGAGTTTGATTTTTATGAGGACGAGTTTGGGCTCGGAAACGCCAGGAAGCAGAGGAGGAAGTGGTGGTCTGAGGACTCATCACCGTGGGACACTGacattgatgatgatgatgaacttCTTGATGGGCTAGGGATTTTTGAAGGCTCCATTGGTTTCTCTTCCATTTTCAAG GTACTTAGATCATTTGGCTGGATGATTCCTCCCATCATTTTATCAATGCTGCTAGGGACTGGAACAGATACCTTTTTCATGGCATTAGTTCTCCCCCTAGCTCAGTCTGCTCTTTCCTTATTATTTGATTCTGTATGGGGAAGGCCCACTAACAGACATAGAACAACATCAAAGTCCCAGAAAAGGAAGAGGACCTCTGCTGGAGCTACAAGTAGTAGTAGAATGAAAGAGGAGAAACAACGAAGGAGCCAGAACGGCAAGAGGGTTGGCGATTACTGGTCTTGGGGCTCAAATAACATTTCTGCTGAGAAAGGGGAGGAAAGGGCTCGGAACTTTGGCGGATGGGATGAGCTTGATAGAGCAGAGAGAATGCAAGAAGAGACTAACACTGCAAGAGCAAATCAAACAAGACGGGATACAGAAGGTAAACTCAGTCGAAGAGCAAGAAACAGGCATACACCACTTCTGGTGAGGTTGCTCATTGCCTTCTTCCCATTTTTGGGATTTTGGAGCAAATTATTGTAA
- the LOC140014518 gene encoding ammonium transporter 1 member 2-like — protein sequence MASSLSHLLLLIKPPSNFPSAQNVFFLGTPQPIASRPHSRPFFRRKLPTKIPFAITESGSPKSLDPDPKSLLQELAETFVLPADYFSKLPRDLRLDLNDAAFDLSNGPVKDECGEDLGEILLNISRAWELAEASTSAALVSKLPVMVDSLTDGNKSALGKRLISAGRRFQSMGKYGQGEQEMIAKVMIRTGKFLSARAVTTVTSAEPKQETRTLKFGELQVELTPDKAYIGAVIGLLFSTLSWGLSQGIESIPESSLQYANDNALLLAKSLRGALLALCYSSTLLSAFTSVGLLLLGVQLGSKENMATSLNCSASELIPLLGSTPNASAAATYICQQFGAVASKLLDTTYAVDNTYLLFSAYLVFAMQLGFAMLCAGSVRAKNTMNIMLTNVLDAAAGGLSYYLFGYAFAFGSPSNGFIGRHFFGLKSFPSQSGDYSFFLYQWAFAIAAAGITSGSIAERTQFVAYLIYSSFLTGFVYPIVSHWFWSGDGWAGAAKADGNLLFGSGVIDFAGSGVVHMVGGVAGLWAALIEGPRIGRFDRSGRFVALRGHSASLVVLGTFLLWFGWYGFNPGSFFTILKSYGTRGSYYGQWSAVGRTAVTTTLAGSTAALTTLFGKRLLVGHWNVLDVCNGLLGGFAAITSGCSVVEPWAAIVCGFVAAWVLMGLNKLAAKMKYDDPLEAAQLHGGCGAWGLLFTGLFAAKDFVNEVYPGKPDRPYGLFMGGGGKLLAAQIIQILVIIGWVSATMGPLFFGLHKLNLLRISTQDEMAGMDLTRHGGFAYVYHDEDDGSNLPASFKMNRIEPTNTNTPTPNHQHSTMLESTV from the exons ATGGCTTCATCCTTATCACATCTGCTGCTCCTCATCAAACCTCCTTCCAATTTCCCTTCCGCCCAAAACGTTTTCTTTCTCGGAACCCCACAACCTATTGCGTCCCGCCCTCATTCCAGACCTTTCTTCAGAAGAAAGCTACCCACTAAAATCCCTTTTGCCATTACAGAATCAGGCTCTCCCAAATCCCTTGACCCGGACCCAAAATCCCTTCTTCAAGAACTTGCT GAGACTTTTGTTCTTCCAGCAGATTACTTTTCTAAGCTCCCTCGTGATCTTCGTCTAGAT TTGAATGATGCAGCTTTTGATCTTTCAAATGGACCAGTTAAAGATGAG TGTGGTGAAGATCTTggagaaatattgttaaatatAAGTCGAGCATGGGAACTGGCAGAGGCATCGACTTCTGCAGCTTTAGTAAGCAAGTTACCCGTGATGGTGGACTCATTGACAGATGGGAATAAATCAG CACTTGGTAAGCGCCTAATATCTGCTGGAAGAAGGTTCCAGTCCATGGGGAAATATGGTCAAGGCGAGCAAGAAATG ATTGCCAAAGTTATGATTAGGACGGGGAAGTTTTTATCTGCAAGAGCAGTAACTACAGTGACTAGTGCAGAACCAAAGCAGGAAACTAGGACTCTGAAG TTTGGAGAGCTTCAGGTTGAACTGACTCCAGATAAAGCCTACATTGGGGCTGTTATAGGCTTGCTTTTCAG CACTCTGTCATGGGGATTAAGTCAAGGCATCGAAAGTATACCAGAGAGCTCATTGCAATATGCAAATGACAATGCTTTGCTGCTTGCAAAG TCATTGCGAGGAGCACTACTTGCACTGTGTTATTCATCTACGCTCTTGTCCGCTTTCACATCTGTGGGACTTCTCTTGCTTGGAGTACAACTTGGTTCAAAAGAAAA CATGGCAACTTCTTTAAATTGCTCAGCCTCTGAACTCATCCCTCTTCTAGGCAGCACCCCGAATGCCTCCGCGGCCGCCACCTACATCTGCCAGCAATTTGGTGCAGTAGCATCCAAGCTCTTAGACACCACCTACGCCGTGGACAACACTTATCTACTTTTCTCGGCTTATCTTGTGTTTGCCATGCAGTTGGGCTTTGCCATGCTTTGTGCTGGCTCGGTACGTGCCAAAAACACCATGAATATCATGCTTACTAATGTTCTTGATGCTGCTGCCGGTGGCTTATCCTACTACCTCTTTGGCTATGCCTTCGCCTTCGGTTCACCCTCTAATGGCTTCATCGGCCGCCATTTCTTTGGACTCAAATCCTTCCCTTCACAATCTGGGGATTACAGTTTCTTCCTCTATCAATGGGCCTTTGCTATTGCAGCTGCAG GCATCACGAGTGGCTCCATAGCAGAAAGGACGCAGTTTGTTGCATACTTGATATATTCATCATTCTTGACTGGCTTTGTCTACCCGATAGTTTCACACTGGTTCTGGTCTGGTGATGGTTGGGCCGGTGCAGCCAAGGCCGATGGAAACCTTCTCTTTGGATCAGGAGTTATTGACTTTGCCGGTTCGGGTGTAGTGCATATGGTTGGTGGAGTTGCTGGCCTTTGGGCAGCCTTAATTGAAGGCCCCAGAAttggccggttcgaccggtctgGCCGCTTTGTAGCTTTACGTGGTCACAGTGCTTCACTCGTAGTATTAGGTACTTTCTTACTATGGTTTGGGTGGTATGGATTCAATCCGGGTTCTTTCTTTACCATTTTAAAATCATACGGGACCAGGGGTTCTTATTATGGTCAGTGGAGTGCTGTTGGGAGAACAGCTGTCACAACCACATTGGCTGGGAGCACAGCTGCACTCACTACTCTGTTTGGCAAAAGGTTACTAGTCGGGCATTGGAATGTTCTCGATGTTTGCAACGGTCTATTAGGCGGTTTTGCTGCAATCACCTCGGGTTGTTCTGTGGTTGAACCATGGGCCGCGATCGTATGTGGCTTTGTAGCAGCTTGGGTACTGATGGGTTTGAACAAACTAGCGGCAAAAATGAAGTATGATGATCCACTGGAGGCGGCCCAACTCCACGGCGGTTGTGGAGCGTGGGGTTTACTGTTCACCGGCTTATTCGCGGCGAAGGATTTTGTGAATGAGGTGTACCCGGGTAAACCGGATAGACCATACGGGTTGTTCATGGGTGGTGGTGGGAAGCTATTAGCAGCACAAATCATACAAATCCTTGTGATTATTGGATGGGTCTCAGCCACAATGGGTCCACTGTTTTTTGGCCTCCACAAATTGAACTTGTTGAGAATCTCAACACAAGATGAAATGGCAGGGATGGATTTAACAAGACATGGTGGATTTGCTTATGTATATCATGACGAGGATGATGGCTCCAACTTGCCTGCATCCTTCAAGATGAATAGAATTGAACCTACAAATACAAATACTCCTACACCTAATCATCAACATTCAACAATGTTAGAATCCACTGTTTGA